The sequence TAAGAGGTCGTTAATTTTGAAATCAGCGTACTCCTCATATTCAAGCTCTCTGTCTGCGTATTTGCCATAGCGGAACCATACAGTGTGCATTCCCACCCTTTTTGCCCCATAGATGTCTGAATAAAGCCTGTCCCCCACCATCAATGCCTCTTCCGGAGACACTTCAAATATCTTAAGGGCTTTTTGGTATATTTTCGGATGTGGCTTTTTCACCCCTTCAAAGTCTGAGACCACCATATGCTCAAAGAAATCATCTAAATCAAGCCTTAGAACCTTCTCCCACTGCTTTATTGGATTGCCATCGGTTATGATGCCCAATCGGTAGCCCATCTCTCTGAGTTTGATGAGGGTTTTTCTTGCGTGCTTAACTTCCCTTATGTGGGCAAATT comes from Thermococcus alcaliphilus and encodes:
- a CDS encoding TIGR02253 family HAD-type hydrolase, whose product is MIRVVFFDLDDTLVDTSRLAELARKNAIENMIQHGMPVDFDTAYNELLELINEYGSNFPHHFDYLLRRLDLKYNPKWVAAGVIAYHNTKFAHIREVKHARKTLIKLREMGYRLGIITDGNPIKQWEKVLRLDLDDFFEHMVVSDFEGVKKPHPKIYQKALKIFEVSPEEALMVGDRLYSDIYGAKRVGMHTVWFRYGKYADRELEYEEYADFKINDLLELPEILEVLKDGSNKEVPADR